GCCAACGAGCCCAACACTTCAGGCCCTGAGGTGAACAAGCACATGTCACTGGAACCCCCATTTGTAGGTTTCGAGGAGGTGAGATGAGTGttttcgtgtttttttttttttgttgttgttgttgttttttgtttcgttATCAAAACAGGTTGTTGTAAAGGATTGTGGAAGAATGTCATTTTATACATAACTCTGCAACAGATTAATCCCTTGGTGCACTTTGTTTAGGCcagaataatttgaaaaatgacaagtaTGAAAAGTGGAATTACAAGCTTGTACAGTTGTGAATACAAAGTGGTTTTGAGGTTGGCAATTGCCACTTGTTTTGAGTGCAGGCCAGGTATGAAATGGTATGCAGTGCAGTAGTGATCAGCTGTGAcattaatagtaaaaaaaaacaaaaacactcagctTGTTTGCATCTTGTCACACATTAATtgcttaaacaaaaaaatacaatgtttgttttgttttgtttttttgcgtCCTTTAGCCGAGCAACAGTCGCAATGTGGGGGTGGCTATAGACTACAGTGGTAAGTTGACCTACCAGGACTCAATGAGGGAACAGATGGCTGTTGCCAACCCCAACACTACAGGCCTGAAAGCCCCAGGTACGTAAACAGTCTGCTGGGATTAACCGCTGGTTCTCCTCTTTTATTCAGCCTTGATATTGTTTGCAGGATTTGGGACATTTGCTTTAAGAAATGAACAATACACGCTGAGAAAGAGAGTATGAGTCACTGCATCTCATAATGAAAGAAGTTGTCCTCGAAAATAGGTTTATGATTTTCATACATAATGTCAGTAATAATACATTGAAGGGGGTATTCATTGTAGTAATATGTAACCACTGTGATGGTCGTCAACATACTGTATTATGAACAAGTactttgtatgtgtgagtgttttgacAACAGTTCTGGCCCTCTATTAAAACCACAATAAGTAAATACTTTGTAGGCAAAGCTGAGTCAAATGTTCATGATGACTAACCACATCACAAAAGATTTGTTATCTGGGAAAGTCGTGTTtatatatgagtgtgtatgtttattttagtttcagttggatttaaaaaaaaatgtatcctcCTACTCACTTTGTTGATCCCACAAAGAAAGTCTTGTGGTTTGATTATAGTTATTATGGTATTAACCTTTTTACAGGCCAAATCATAGAGTGTTTAAATAGTTATTGCTCATTATCAGAATTagtttttgtctgaaaaaattCTAACTGTTGTTTCCCTTCTGCTGAATAAACTCAGCCTCTTACTTTACCTTGAttgtattttcactgctttgtgtgtctgtaggttCTTCCCATATGCAACAGTCTGTGCTGAGGAGGCCAAGCTGGAAAGGCTCTAAAGAATCTCTGGCTCCTCGACATGGTCCTATCATGGTAGAAGGAATAATGTACCGCTCTGACAGCCCCGGACCACCTCCTGCCTTCCCACAAGGTCACCCTGGGAACAGCCAGAGAGTCAACCCTCCACTGCCACCTCAGGTACGCAGTGTGACACCTCCACCAAACCGCGGTGCCATGCCTCCTGCAACGTCCTGGGACAGCAACCCATCAACCAAGCGCTACTCTGGCAACATGGATTACCTTGTGCCACGCATCTCTCCGATACCGCAGGGGGCCTGGCCTGATGGGTACCCAGCTGCAGCACCTCAGAATCAGCGTGGGATCAGCCCAGTGTCTGTGGGCCACCAGCCCATCATAATGCAAAGCTCTGGAGGGAGTAAGTTCACCTTCCCCTCCAGCTGGTCTCAGAATGGCTCCCCTCAGACAGACTACATGGCGGGGGGCAGCAGACAACCTCCTCCCCCATACCCAGTGAACCAGAGCAGCCGGCACAGTCCCACTGATCAGCAGATGCAGGCAGGAGGACCTGTACCCTCTCCCTCTTACGTCAACGGTGGGAACATCCCTCAGTCCATGATGGTACCCAACCGGAATAGTCACAACCTTGACATGTGTAACATAGGTCCTCCTCAGTCCTGGTCCCAACCCCCTCTGGCCTCTAACCAGCCACAGTCCGCCTCTGGCAACAGCAGCAACCAGGATCTGTCCCCGTCATGGCAGCACAACATCCCAGTTCGGTCTAACTCCTTCAACAACCACCAGCTGAATGGCAGAGCGGCCCACCCAGCCAGCTCCCAGCCCTCAGCCACCACAGTCACTGCCATCACCCAAGCTCCCATCCTGCAGCCAGTCAAAAGCATGCGTGTTCACAAACCTGAGTTACACACTGCAGTTGCGCCCACACACCCTCCGTGGCTGCAGCAGGCTCCACCCCCCCAAGCTGCACCTTCCTACCCAGAACCCTCAGCTCCTGTTTCTCAGATCCCTGTAGTAGCAGAGGTACCCAGCTACCAGGGTCCCCCTCCGCCCTACCCTAAGCACCTCCTCCAGCAGACATCTGCACCCTGTCCCCCGGCATACGATCCAGGTGCCAATAAGATCAGCTGTGGCAGAGATGAGCCCATGGAGGAGGAAGTCGGCGGCGGTGACAACTCCAGAGACAAGACGGCAGAAAACCCCAAAGGCACAGCGGcgacagagaaggagaaaaagcaGATCACGACATCGCCCGTTCCTGTCCGCCGTAACAAGAAAGATGAGGAGCGGAGGGGGGAGTCTGGCAGAGTCGCACTGTACTCCCCTCAGGCCTTCAAGTTCTTCATGGAGCAACATGTGGAGAACATCCTAAAGAACCACCAGCAGCGGatcaggaggaggaagcagctggAAAGTGAGATGCAAAGGGTGAGAAAACAGTAACAACATTGTTGAACGGATTTTCTTTCTTAATCGATCGCAGCTAAAGATCAATCCTcttgacttttctctgttttccgacctttttttcccctttaactATCATCAGCATATTATTTGTCTCTGAGATGTCTTCATCATATTATTCTACTTTTTTCTCAGctgttctttcttcttcctctctctccttgctgTCACTAACAGCTGATCTAAAAAGGTAAAG
The window above is part of the Seriola aureovittata isolate HTS-2021-v1 ecotype China chromosome 19, ASM2101889v1, whole genome shotgun sequence genome. Proteins encoded here:
- the lats1 gene encoding serine/threonine-protein kinase LATS1 isoform X1 — its product is MKRGEKPEGYRQMRPKTFPASNYSGNSQQMLQEIRNSLRNLPKPSDLPKVDIGGAGKMLPEDPRQQGRCSNPKNPYHKALQEIRKSLMPFANEPNTSGPEVNKHMSLEPPFVGFEEPSNSRNVGVAIDYSGKLTYQDSMREQMAVANPNTTGLKAPGSSHMQQSVLRRPSWKGSKESLAPRHGPIMVEGIMYRSDSPGPPPAFPQGHPGNSQRVNPPLPPQVRSVTPPPNRGAMPPATSWDSNPSTKRYSGNMDYLVPRISPIPQGAWPDGYPAAAPQNQRGISPVSVGHQPIIMQSSGGSKFTFPSSWSQNGSPQTDYMAGGSRQPPPPYPVNQSSRHSPTDQQMQAGGPVPSPSYVNGGNIPQSMMVPNRNSHNLDMCNIGPPQSWSQPPLASNQPQSASGNSSNQDLSPSWQHNIPVRSNSFNNHQLNGRAAHPASSQPSATTVTAITQAPILQPVKSMRVHKPELHTAVAPTHPPWLQQAPPPQAAPSYPEPSAPVSQIPVVAEVPSYQGPPPPYPKHLLQQTSAPCPPAYDPGANKISCGRDEPMEEEVGGGDNSRDKTAENPKGTAATEKEKKQITTSPVPVRRNKKDEERRGESGRVALYSPQAFKFFMEQHVENILKNHQQRIRRRKQLESEMQRVGLSSEAQEQMRMMLCQKESNYIRLKRAKMDKSMFKRIKTLGIGAFGEVCLARKEDTGALYAMKTLRKKDVLLRNQVAHVKAERDILAEADNEWVVRLYYSFQDKDNLYFVMEYIPGGDMMSLLIRLGIFKEELAQFYIAELTCAVESVHKMGFIHRDIKPDNILIDRDGHIKLTDFGLCTGFRWTHDSKYYQSGDHVRQDSMDFSKEWEDPANCRCTDRLKPLERRKARQHQRCLAHSLVGTPNYIAPEVLLRTGYTQLCDWWSVGVILYEMVVGQPPFLATTPLETQLKVINWKSTLHIPPPAKLSPEASDLIVKLCRGPEDRLGKNGTDEIKAHSFFKTIDFSSDLRQQVAPYIPTIAHSTDTSNFDPVDPDKLWSSDSDGEDNHNDTLNGWFRNGKHPEHAFYEFTFRRFFDDNGHPYSCPKPIEYEGYNEDEADSEDPVQEAAGSSAAQGRDLVYV
- the lats1 gene encoding serine/threonine-protein kinase LATS1 isoform X2 is translated as MKRGEKPEGYRQMRPKTFPASNYSGNSQQMLQEIRNSLRNLPKPSDLPKVDIGGAGKMLPEDPRQQGRCSNPKNPYHKALQEIRKSLMPFANEPNTSGPEVNKHMSLEPPFVGFEEPSNSRNVGVAIDYSGKLTYQDSMREQMAVANPNTTGLKAPGSSHMQQSVLRRPSWKGSKESLAPRHGPIMVEGIMYRSDSPGPPPAFPQGHPGNSQRVNPPLPPQVRSVTPPPNRGAMPPATSWDSNPSTKRYSGNMDYLVPRISPIPQGAWPDGYPAAAPQNQRGISPVSVGHQPIIMQSSGGSKFTFPSSWSQNGSPQTDYMAGGSRQPPPPYPVNQSSRHSPTDQQMQAGGPVPSPSYVNGGNIPQSMMVPNRNSHNLDMCNIGPPQSWSQPPLASNQPQSASGNSSNQDLSPSWQHNIPVRSNSFNNHQLNGRAAHPASSQPSATTVTAITQAPILQPVKSMRVHKPELHTAVAPTHPPWLQQAPPPQAAPSYPEPSAPVSQIPVVAEVPSYQGPPPPYPKHLLQQTSAPCPPAYDPGANKISCGRDEPMEEEVGGGDNSRDKTAENPKGTAATEKEKKQITTSPVPVRRNKKDEERRGESGRVALYSPQAFKFFMEQHVENILKNHQQRIRRRKQLESEMQRLI